The genomic window TTTTCTAAAGGTTGATCGATGTTGACACGTGAACTAAGATTTTATCTAGCAGAAGGCTAGTTTCTTGGCCAATATGGGGTTTCATATATATACTAGTTCTCAGTTGCATATCTATATAGAAAGATGACATGGTCCTAGAAACTTAATAACTAGGCAATAAATCTTGGGTGGATGATCACCAATCTGAGGTTTCAAAAgcatatagtttttatttatccCATAAACAAGTTTTAGGTAAGTATTGTGCTCCGTGTGACATGGAATCTTTCATATTAATTATGACTAGatagataatatatatacatagataATCCCCTAGTAGAATTGCCTAGCTAGTTGTGACGTAGCAATACTTACAAGGAAACCTAAGACGTATATTTAATCACCTTAGTTAAAAAAATCACTGTAATTTAATTAGTACCTAAATTAatgtttagttttcaaaaaGGTCTTGAGAACTGGTTGTCTTTGGCACCTTCTATACGGAATTATACTGGCTACATCTCTAAGTAGGGATTAGAAAATTAATCGAGCTATAAGTAGCCTTTACCATCCATACGCCTTGTAATATTGTacatgttttaaattaaaatggtttGTTATGTTCATTGAACTCTAAGACtctattttttcctcttttcaaaCATTATCAGTGTTTGTACTTTGTTTATGGTTGACACATCTCCTTCTGTGTCATTTCATATATGAAAAAGAGCACAACTAATTACTGGTCAAATTAGGATAAAGTGAActagaaatttgaaaagtttacATCAagttaaaagtttaaaaagttTTTCCAATTGTCATGAGGATAAAGATCCATAGAGATTTCTTAGCCTAAGAGTTTAGTTTAactggtttttattttttagcagCTCAAGGAATCGGATCTATTAATGATACCCAGAGAATTGGACACAAATCTGACTAATTAGTTAGGATTAACACTTTGTTAAGTTTTAAGTTCAGCATAGGATTACATCTTATTGATATAAATAGAATAGGATATGTGTGTTTGCAGCATATACTTTTGAAGTAATTTAAACtggaatgaaaaaatattattcttttctcTTGTTATTTTCCCATAAATGTGTTTATGAAGACAACCAAGTAATCATGATTTAAACTAATTCAACCATAAAGGAAGAATGGTTTCCCTACTAgacttattccactcttttagaatataataatgaagtataaaaattaaaaacatactACTAGTTGAATGTGAATTGAAATGAACTGTAAGAACTGGCAGTCCTAATGCATACTTAACCACATCATCTCCTATAGTAAAGAGTAAGTGGTTTAATTTCCATTTCAAATGGTGTGAACAAAAAGGAATTATCATATGAAGGTGTTAGGAGACTGATTTGGCTTAGAATGCAAATGACCAAGCTAGGCTAATAGATGTAGCATTCCTTTTTGGTTGGGTTAATGCCAGTGAAGGATCGAAGTCAAAATGGTAGCTTTCTAAATTTTTTGGCAATGAAGTAATTTCTAGCAAAGGCTATTCTTTTTGGTGTTACTAGGGCCTATTGTAATAGTTACAAGCAAAGTTAGTTGACACACCAGAAATCGGGAAGAAATGGACCTATTTGTCATTCTTATGTGCACTAGAAAGAAATAATTTgcaatttgtcattttttttaccaGTAATTTTCTTACATAAGATTATATTATACAGTTTTGATTGTTAATTACCACTATGTTATATGTCTTTTTCTTGCATGttctataaatattaataatcttattatatatgtataggATTCTTCTTTTACTtgtccaacttttttttttttggtttctttctttttccccatttaatttaaattttatcttcttaGGTTCAACTTAGGTTTATATTTTATAGGTTCAACCCTAAAAAATGGATATTATGGTATATGGTCCTTTAGGATATTCCATGGCCTCAAAattagtttgagttttttttttttttttttttttttttttttttttgtatatgtttAATTGCCCAATGGAAATTGGGATGAACTGAAACTTTGAAGGAATCTATTTCAAGAttattctatttaattaaaGGAATTCATTTCAAAATGCAAGTGATCTCTAGTTGTATCATGACATattgattcatttattttgaataaccattttattatgtttgaagTGATCACTAATACATAACTATGATAGGGGGTGTTTTTTACTTCTTGTTGATTTGATTGAAAGcattggaaaataaaatcagaTTAAAATTGGGCTGGATGGTTTTCATATTCTACTGTTTTTACTCCAAGttgaatatttgatttgaatataaaaatctACTTGATGTTGAAGTAAATTATATGGAAACAATTTTCTATATCAGTGAACCAAATTATCCTTTTTCATCTCTAAATATTTCAATCTAGAAGTAGTCTTTTTAAAGTATCATATTGAAATTTGGGTCCCAAccttcaactttttaaaaaaagtaaaaaatgcaTGGATATCCCATTTGGTTTACCAAACTTTTAACCATACCAAGCTTTGTTTACACTGCATAACTATATATTCTTGatgttttgttctttttccttATTCTTCATTTTAATTGTGTGATTCTTTGTTTGAGAATTATTATCtttaagatatatatttttttaaatagaggaTGTCTAGCAATATTGTTCAACTATTACAACAACCAAGCAACCaagaaagtgaaaaacaaagcaaggcCAATTGGGATGATATTACAATTGATAATTTTATCAAAGTTTGTGTGACTGAGACTTTGGCTAAAAATAGATCAAATAATCATTTTAGTAACCTAGGATTGAAAAATGTGATAAGAGCTTTTAACAATTTGATTGGAAGAAACTATCAATAAACGGAGTTCTCTTAAAAAGAATTGTCAACTTTGAAATACCTTGATTGAGAAAGAAACCAAACTTGGGTGGGATCCTATGAAACATACTATCAATGTAAGCAATGAATGACGGGATAAGAAATTGAAGgtatgttttgtttatttattaaatttatttggttaatttatatattagttatggaatatgataaattaaatattgttGTTGAAGAATCTTGAGgcaataaagtttaaaaaaaggGGCTTGAAAAATGTTGAACAATTGTACATACTTTTCAAAGATATTGTTGTTATTAGTCAAAGAGCTTGTGGACACCATTACAAGGCTTTGTAAGACAAGATGTTGATGATTTATCTAAGGTGGGGAAACACGAGGACAATATAATAGAAGACCAAGATGACTCTAGTTGCAATCCGTCACTTGATACTATCTCCCATAGTTTTGAAGCTACTACCTAACcttttgtgaaaaaaaagaatgaggggagaagaaaaagaaaaagagatgaaGTGATGAAAATCATATTTGGCATGCCTGAAGTAAAGAATGACTTTTAGTTATATATGAAAGTCACAAATATCTTGGTtgtcaaggaaaataaagagatgTTTGTTGCATTAGAAGACCCGACTAATCAAATTGCATGACTTAAACATGAACATGCTTGACTGTTGGAAGTTATTTCTTGTTCtaatatgaaaacatatttttgctCCCTAATATTGTTTAATTGTTAGGTTAAGGGAGAGAAGGAGATGTTGGTTTGCTTTGTGTGTGAATTGAAAAGTCATTATGcccttatttgatattttagagGTTTGTGAATGACAATATCAAActtgttatttatatatatatatatatatatatatattgttttagagtttatttgataatgattttgggagaattttttaatttttttaatttttttaatttttttaatttttttaatacttaaaaataattctttcaatgaaaattttcaaaaaaaacacTCCAGACAAATTATCAAACCGGTTGTTATTCAAATTCTACAAATTTGAATTTAGCCGCATTTGACAATTCGAGAAAACTCAAAAGTAGAAACAGGAAAAAGATCACAATAATGCATAATTATTACAAACCCAACATTTATCTCTAGCATGCAACAAGGTGAATTTCTATAACGCCAAAATCGACTGATGTAAGAAAGTTAGAATACGTAACTCTTTATGGGATTGATTATATGGCTCTAGCACTGCCATATGTGATCCGAGACCTTGgaaatttcagaattttcaAAAGGCAATGACAAACAAGTGTCCTTTGGTTGGGAAAAGTTGTCCACAAATCATGACACTTCAATCATCTTCTAACCTAATAATTCATAATAGTCATGATGATTTGGTCTCATAATAATGTAATGCAGGTACACCTACAACAAGACGTACCATATCTTTATCCAtcactttgatttttaattccgaATCTAAACATGAATGATGACCATCTCAATCACCCACCCTTTAATGCTCCACTTGGGATGCAAaaggttgagaaaaaaaaaaaacaaaatacaagaGATAGACAtggggataaaaaaaataaaaaaagaaaatatatgctTAAGctcaaaattgatttatatcatatatatatatatatatatatatatatatatatatatatatatattaatttagagAATGAAGAAATGTAACATATAGGTTATGTTTGTTTCATGACAAATTTGAGGGAAGATGCAAGATATAGAAAATAGagatgaaaaatagaaagaaagaaaaaaatgaaggtaaataaaaaaatagattaaaaatcgATAAatcgttttatttattttaacttatcgatacaagaattaaataatataaaaatatataaatttttaattagttttaattatattttattttgtttgatattttccataagacaatcaaatatgaaaaaatcattttccttgttttttttattttagtatttttctagaactaaaaataactataagttttgaaagaaattttttattatatgtttaaataaggttattgctttttattttcttctttcattggtacttttaattattcaaatacaCTACTAAAATCtacaatgataataaataactgaatttaagttattaagtaaattagaTATGTtagataaaataacttaatattatgatttaaagtaaaaaataactttaaataataaataaaaataattaatttatctttaaatctatatattcatttgatatttttattcatatttatcttaattatctttataattttctttgttattttatgatattcatTGTTACTTGACATTATttacttaaattataatttataaagataaatatatctttaaataaattttaaattatttatcgaacaactttaatactaaaagtatgaattaaataataagttttaaattaataatttaaatataatttaacttaaactcaatataaattattaaataataaatattaaattttatcaaacagtATTTTAGACTTATTCATAGTGTTatatattgaaataaataaaaaataaaataaaaatcttcacCCACCATGGTGTACCTCCCGTGTTGTTAAAGCATATCCTTCTGATAAAAAAGCGAGCTTCTCTGTCTTATTATATAAATCAAACGTCTAGAGAATCAAAGGAGAAGACAAGATATTAAGTCAAAAATAAGTGTTTAGGGTCAAAAGTAATGCTTTTGAAGGAAGCAAGTGATCCAAACAGGAGGTGTTGCAGAGATGTCAAGTCTATTCTGAGCTAAAAAAGCAGGTGAGAAATCTAAGAGAATGTTTATTTgatgaagaaattcaaaattcaacagtAACAACAAAGTATTCCAAGTATGCTTTCACACGAGACCATGTGTGAACGCATCCCaacatttgaaaaagaaaaaaaaaatccatagtTTTGATTACTCAATCCTTCTCAATTGGATAAAGGAAGGAGTACTTGTTTCCCAAGCAAACGACTTATCAAATAACACCAATATTGACTCTGCTCTAATCCCATCATTTTCCGCAATGTTGAACTGCATCTCCACTTTCAATCAGTGTCTCTAGTTTTCATTGCCCAAATGTAATGGTAATTTCACAACCTAACATAATTAGGGTTTGAGTTTGTTCAAATATCAAGTTTAAAtgagatgagtttgaaattaaaatgtACAGATTATAAATGGGGTGGTGTTATTTAATGACtcaagttgattttaaattaaattatacttaaattatttaaaacttattatttaattcttactttaagtattaagattgtttgataaaattaatttaaaatttattttaaatcattaaatttatatatttattttcatatattataattaaagataaaaatattaaataacaatGAAGGTCATGAAGTAGTAAAAGAGATTATGaagataataatgataaatatggATAAAAAAGTAAATGGAAGaggtgaatttaaaaataaattaattatttttacttattacttaaaattatttttatctttaagtaatatcattaaaattattttactaaatatatttaatttatttatactttaagttattaagttactttaTCAAATACCCACTAAATTTgagatcatttttttaaaaatttggggTGGATTGGAGATGGTTTCATTATTATCTTACTCTACACCActctaattatatatataattaaatttaaaataatttaattgaactatttttaaaaagaattatttttaaccaaactacttttcataaaaaaattgaaatatttatataattaaattttttaacaaaatttaaaaattctaaaaagtaaaaaggaTGCCATGAAATTAGGAACTTTGCGTACCTTTGGTGTCCCAatccatttgaattatttaataagacgagaataaaaaataattttgtgggTATGTGGCTAGGGCCCAATCATATGTAAAATGACAGTAAATTTACTACTGATTTTGATGGATTAGACATTGATGATCAAAGCCACTTCAATCAATGGTcgtccaagtcattttcaacaGGAGGCAGCAATTCATGTATTCCGAAAAGGCTTGGAAGGAAGCCAAACTTTTTCAAGTGGAGACAAATAGCAGAAAGAGATTTTGTAAAAGTAAAAGTAGAATTGATCCTTCTAATTCTCTCACTTTTCAGTTTTCACACCTTTATATGTCTCCTGTTCATTCCTTTTTATTACTCAATGCCGACTGTTAGCTGGCTCTCATTCTTCGGTATTACCTTAATTACCTTTCCTTTTAAGTTCTCtcacaaatgaaaatttttacatGGCTGGCAAATCTTTGCAAGAACATGTTTTTAACTTGGACTTTTAAATCATGACTggaactaaaaatttaaaattattggaaattaaGGGTACGATAAGTTTTTGGGACAGATGGGATCATGGGAAATAGTTCCATTGGGATTTGCAGGTGCACCATTATACAAAACTAATTAAGCTCGACAGACCCagaatgaagcaactcctcgatcATCTGCTCAATATGATCATCTTCAAGAACCTTGAATTCCTCGTCTTCCCCACCAACCCTTTTGCCCTGCACTTGTCGCCGTCTCTTCGCTGGTGACCCGACATCCACTTGGCGGCTATTTCCGGCATTGCCGTCTGTGGCGAAATTTGGAGAGTAGTGAGGTTGTTGGAGGTGTGTAGCTAAAGGCTCTTTGGCCGCTTGAAGTGATGCCATGTAGCATCTATGCAATTTAGCAGTTAAAGTCGCCGAGAGAAGCCTAGACGAAGATGATTGTGAGTCGTTGGGATTGTAACTGAAGTTGGTGCGAGCTCTTGGCCCACACATGAGCCTGGCTGCTTCATCATATGCTCGTGCCGCGTCCTCAGCCGTTTCGAACGTGCCTAGCCATATTCTAGTCTTCCTGTGCCCAAAACAAATACAAAACTTAGTTCTTCTTTCAATACATGACAAAAACAAAGAGCACAACACCTAAAAAGCGAAACGTTTCCTTGGATGCGTTGGAGTATAACATTGGAGAAAAGGTATCAGGAAACGGGAATTACAGTAAAGGATGGCGAATTTCAGAGACCCAAGAGCCCCAATGCCTCTGGCGGACGCCCCGGTATCGCTGTTGTTGTTTTCCAGCCATGGTGTCTCTGAGGTCGAGATGGAAGAAGATGAGAAGAAAGAAGGATTGTTGTGGGAGACTTGAGAGGGGGTTTTTGTAAGCATGCTTTTGGCCTCCAATGGGCTCCACAAGGGTTTTAATCTTccgtttcttttaaatttttctccctaagtaagaaatattttcactttcttttccaCATAGCCGACAAAACttttaagaattaattaattcaaaattatgaaataatcctaaatttataaacctaatatcttaaatatttgaatttaaaaataattaattttttcaatagtttatttcatcccttttaatcaaataataaaattttcaataatataaGCGTGATGTTcggaaaaaaaaaccataaaagtTAATAGGCTCCCCATATG from Vitis vinifera cultivar Pinot Noir 40024 chromosome 9, ASM3070453v1 includes these protein-coding regions:
- the LOC100261023 gene encoding ethylene-responsive transcription factor ERF003; the protein is MAGKQQQRYRGVRQRHWGSWVSEIRHPLLKTRIWLGTFETAEDAARAYDEAARLMCGPRARTNFSYNPNDSQSSSSRLLSATLTAKLHRCYMASLQAAKEPLATHLQQPHYSPNFATDGNAGNSRQVDVGSPAKRRRQVQGKRVGGEDEEFKVLEDDHIEQMIEELLHSGSVELN